GCTCATCGGGCGAAAGGTTCTCGCGAATATGCCGCTCCTCCTCCACTTTCAGATCGGAAGCGAAGTTTACCAGTTCTTCATAAGTGCTTTCGTGAATCACGGTGCCTGAATTATAGTTTTCAATGATGGATTGCAATCGTTCTACGAACGGCGCTCGCTCTCCGTTCTCGCGCATCATGCGATCCAGTTTCTCGATGAGAAACTCTTTGAGCACAGTGATCTCGATATTCTTATGAGGCTTCGTTTTGAACTCATTCTTGAGCTGCTCAAAATCGAGTTTGCTGAGATCCCAGACCTTGCCCTTCTGCCTGATCTGATACTCCGGCGCCGGTTCTTTAACGAGAATGCCCTCTTCGGTCGTAACGACGCTTTCATCAAGAAGGGCCGATACGCGCTGCACGGCGCTATCGATGTCTTTCGTTTTGATAATAGCTTCGATCATCTCTCGCAGGTACGAGAATAGAGGAACGATGGGGCGCGCTTGCTCTTTCGTTACCTCGGGTCTACAGGCATCGTAAAGAGACGAGATGGCGTTCTCGTAAAGAAAGAATTCCTGCCTCGTAAGATCGTCGGCAAGCAGAGTATCGGAAAACTCTTTGAAAAGCGCCGTTTGCTTTAAGACGCTCTTCTTTGTGGGGATCTGCATCAGGTCGATATCGTGCTTACTCAGAAAGGTCACGCCTTCTTCGATGGCAGCATCAAGCAACTCAAATAGATTGCTCTTAGGCGGAATGACGTCCTCACCCGTCGCTTCAGTCTCTTTTTGCGTTTGCCCTTCACTACCCGTTGCATAATCGCTAAGAGCTTGCTGCATATTCCGAAATACGTTGTAATAGTCGATAACCTCGCCGTTCGTTTTCGAGCGTCCATAGATCAGATGCCCCGTCACTCGATTCGCACGTGCAAGGGTCTGCATGAGCGTATGCCCCTTCATCGGCTTGTCGAGATAGAGCGTCGATACGGAAGGGGCGTCAAAACCGGTCAGCCACATCGCACAGACAAAAACAAGGTTCAGCGGATCATCTTCTTTCTTGAAACGATCCTCTATGGTCTGCCCTTCTTCGTTGGGCGTGTTCAACAGCTTGCGATGTGACTCGATTTCAAGTCCCTTTGCGGCGAATTTCTCTTTTTCGCCGACCTCTTCGCTGAGAACGACGGCCATCTGCGTGTTACGCATAAACTCGAGAGATCGTTTCAGCGCCTGCCGCTCGACCTCAGAGGCCTGCGTCATGGCCTTCTGGATATTGCGCTTCTCAATCTCCCAGTGATGCTTGACCTTTTCATACATGCGCACGGCCGTGTACTTGTCGACTGAGATTACCATCCCCTTGCCGAGATATCCCCTTCTGGGAAAATGATAGGCAATATCCCTTGCAATGGTTTCAAGACGATCGTCACGCCTTATAACTTCCAGTTCTTTTGCGAACTTATTCTCAAGGCGCTCGCGCTGCTCGGTATTAAGCTGCTCGTCTTCGACGATCTCGGCAAAATCCTCGCTGAGATTCGGATTCTCAATCAGGACTTCAGGCACTCTTTTCTCGTAGTAGAGCGGCAGTGTAGCCTCATCTTCGATGGACTGCACATAGCTGTATTCACTTACATAACCGCCAAACCATTCCTGCGTCTTACCCTTTTCGCTGCCCGCAAGCAGAGGCGTGCCCGTGAAGGCAAAGTAATGCGCGCCGGGTAACCCGCGACGCATATTCTCAGCAAGTGAAAGATACTGTGTGCGATGCGCCTCATCGACAATGACGATAATCTCACGACTGGAATCTGTAGAGTCGTGCAGGATCGGGAATTCTTTTCCCCTCGTCGATTGGAACTTTTGAATCAAGGTAAAGATAAATGGCTTGTTCTTCACAAGGTCTTCGCGAAGGGCCATGCTGCTGGTTGGCCGTGCTGCATCGCTTTTTTTTACCGTATCGGTATCGACAAAGTTGCCATAGATCTGCCCGTCCAGATCGGTCCGGTCCGTAATAATCAAGAAAGTGAAGTTGCCGGTGAATTTACGATGGATCTTTCGCGATAAGAAGATCATCGAGTAGCTCTTACCCGATCCCTGCGTATGCCAGAACACGCCCAGCCTTCCCTCGCGCACCTTACGATCAGCAAAAGAGGCCACAGCCTTGTTCACGCCGTGAAACTGATGGTTCTTTGCGATAATCTTCGCTGTATCTTTATGATAGAGGATGAAGTTCTCGATATAGTCGAGAAGCCTCTCTTTGCCGAGAAGGCCGCCGATGACCCGCTCGATGCTCGTTCCCTCACGTTCGATGGCCTTGCGATCGACCTTCTCGGTTTCGTCATCGACGCGCAGCCATGAAAAGAAGAACTTCCAGTCGGCAAAGCTGCTGCCCACCCTCGTCTCAACGGCATTGGAAAGGATACAGAAGGCATTGAAATCAAACAACCGAGGAATGTCGTTACGGCAGTTCGTCAGGTTATCGGTATAGGCGTTTTCGATTTTAACGTTGGAGTTCTTCAGCTCGATATACACAAGCGGAAGGCCGTTGATATACAGAAGCACATCGGGAATACGGGTGTAGCGGTCGCCCTTGATGTTCAACTGGCGAACGGCCAGGAAGTCGTTCTTCTCGCCGTTCTGGAAGTCGATAAGCCGCAGCGTGCCGCTCTCCTTCTTGCCCTTCTCGCCTTCGTATTCGAGAGGGATGCCGTCCCGGATCATCTGATAGATCTCTTTGCTGGCCAGAAGCGGACTCATCGCCCGCCGCGATACAAGCAGCCGCTCTTCGACGGCGCGCTGCCGGTCTTTAGCGGGGATGCCCGGATTCAGCTCGGCCACTTTCTCAAGAAGAAGGCCCTTTAACACGACCTCGCTTCGACTCTGCCGTCCGCTACCGTCGTCGCTGCTCGTATCGCCGTAAGGAACGGCGGCATTGATCACCCGGTAGCCATGATCCTCTTTGAGGATCTGCACCAGTTCCCGCTCCAGGTCTTCCTCTGTGATTACGGCCATTGACGATTCCTGAACAGCGCCATCATATTTCAACAAGATTCCACAGATGCCTGTGGTCAGTTCTGCATGCCCGGTGGAAAGGCAATGTCAAGGTTTTCTACATCAAGCTTGCCGCTCATGAGCCGGGGGAGCAGGGCGTCACGGGTTTGTTTGAGGAGGGTATTCTGCTGAAGGAGGTTCTCTTTGACCTTCAGCAACTCGCCGATTTCGAGGTCGAATCTCTTTAAAAGGTTTGCGTCTGGTAAAAGCATAAAGTTTGAATAGGCCTGCGACCGATTTAATCCCGGCACGGCCGAATCATTGTTAACAAAATTCAACGAATGAAGAGCAAAAAATAAGTACCTGAAACTGATTTCCGCACGAACAAAGTATGCTGTATCAATGACGTAGTAGTCAGTAGCCGACCAGAATATACTACCAACATTACCCTTTCTACCAACGATGATGCCTGGACCTTCAGCGAGTTTGATCTTGTGATAGCCTACTATTCCACTCGAGCCGTATACGGGAAAACCACTACCCGATCGTTCCTCTTCTTTCAATGCCTTACCATAGCACAATTCCACCACCTCCGCCAGCTTCTTCACCTCCCATCCTTCGGGGATGCCTTTGTGGAACTTCGTCTTCTCGTGGCCCGGAAAGCGCATGCGCACAAACCATTCGCGGTAGATCTCTTCGGCCATCTTTTCGAGCAGGGCGATGCGGCGGTTGTTGTTCTCGATCAGCTCGTCGTAGGCGCTGAGGATGGCGGCGATCCTTTTCTGGATGGGAAGGGGTGGGAGGGGGAGCCAGATCTTTTCAATATCCTTCGGGCTAACATTAGCTTGATTTGCAGCACCATGGGCAAGCATGGCAATTTCCGTCATTACAGCTTTTGTCGATAGGAGATAAAACCAGAAACCAAGGTGGCTCTTTTCTTCATCTTTGACTATAATTTTCCCGGCTCTTTGATTGAGTACGCTAATGGAATCGTAATAATATCGCCCCACTCGCCCTACAACTGACCCGGGTTGAGTCAAATGTGATCCAGTAAGAGAAATAAGGACGTCACCTTTTCTTACAATAAACTTCCGACCAAGCTTATCTGCAATCGCACGCGGAATACACTCGGTATTCCCGTCATCAAGAGATACATGGCCCAACTTAATGTTACCGATTTTTATAACCGGTACGCCCACGGCCTGGAAATCTTCGCTCTTGAATGCGTAGCCAGACAAGACAGTAACATACTCCCCAATTTTGCAAAAGCCATACTTCATTTCACGCCCCACCCATATCCGGTTATGCTAAGATCACGTTCTTTGCTCCACGCGACCCTTATGCTATACGGCCACTTGCCGCCTCTGTGGTTTACCCTCTCTGACGGAAACCATTCAAAAGCTCCAGCCCTGTTCCAGCATAAATGTCTCCAGGTTCACCGAACGAATTTTGTAATGATCGCATACGTTAGGAATCTTAGCTGCCCCTTTCTTGAATCTCTCTTCTGTGACGACCGCAGCTTCTCGGACTTTGGCTAACGCGATAACGAAGGGGTCAGCTACCGGATCGCCGCGCAGCCTCTGTTTTTCGCCGATCAACCCCTGAAACAGACTGTTTGAAAGGATGTCTCTGACCATCTGAAGCTCTTCAATTGAGGGTGTTAGAAAGATGCGCTTATTCTTTTTCACCCAGGCCTTCAGATCATCGCTGATATTCTGCCTTTCCAGTTCGTTCCATGACTCTCGTACCGAGATGATCTGGCCCTCTTTCACAAGTTCATCCATCCCTTTCCACACCGAGCGAAAGATGCCGGGGTAGAAATGCTGCAACGAACGGATGGAACTCGTATCAAAGACGTAGATCAACGCGAAGCTCCGGATAGGATTTTCGCCTCCAGGCCATCAAGGTTTTTCGGATGGATCCCCAGAAGCTCGGCAGCCTTCGTATCGTTATAGATATGCCGGTCGTATTTGCGCAGCACCTCTCTTGTAAACGTTGAGCTGAGATACGATGCATGCGTCGAGAACCAGTTTCCTCCGCTGCCTTTCTTCATCTGTGCGGACCACTCCTCTGCCTTCTGCTTATAAAAGCGTAGCGAGACCTTGCTCTGGTTTAGAAGGCGCCTCAGAATGGCCTCTCGGCTAACGGAATAAACGCCGGCCAGCTGTGAAAAAAAGGAATCGGGGAACGATTCAAACGATCCCTTTTGAGATGAGATTCGCGCCTGAAAATCAGCTTCAGGAATTAATACTTCAGCCGCTATGGCATTACAGAACTGCTCCAGCTTTTTCTCTCTGGCTGGCAAGCGCTGAATATAGCTCTCGTCCTCTTTCGATATACCGTTCACATGACAGAGAAGATGCGCAAGCTCATGCAACAGACTGAATATCTGCCTTGAAAACGTGGTGCTGTTGTTCAGGTAAATAACAGGGAATTCATCATGAAAAAGGCAGAAACCCGAGATTTCTTTCTGCTTGAAGCTTTCTTTGAAAACGAAAACGCCTCTGGCCTCGATTCGCTCTCGCCATCCTTTCATGGCCTGATCGGTGGTCCGCCAGTCGGCCTGCTCTTGCAGGGTAACGCCAAGGAACTCGCGAATCGCTCGCGCCTGTGCAGGCACAGGCTTTGTAGGCGAAAGGGCTATTTGCTTCCAGATTTTTTCGTCTGATGGGTTTCTTTCGTCAAAGGTCTCGATGAGGGAGAGTTGATATGCATGAGCCTTACGGATATGCAGATGCGTGTCGGCTGACAGCTTCTTTAGATCTTCATCGGGCAGGGTGCGAAATTCCTTCCTGTGGATTTTTTCTGCAGGGGGTTCGGGAAAAAAGAATACGGCAATAGGTCTTTTGTAAATGTCGTAGGCCAGTTTTTCAAGCTGCGAATACGTCGGGAAGGATTCGCCTGCCTCCCAGGCTGTGATGAGGTCGGGCTGCTTCTTCAACCTCTTTGCTACGTCATGAACAGTGAGGCCAAGAGATTCCCTTGCCCATTTGAGAACGGCGGGTTGAACCACTGTAACCTGATCTTTCTTAGACACAGAAATCTTCTCTCTTTGTTGCATCTCTGGAAAAGTGCCTTTTCGAATGACGCCCAGCCTGAGTTTATCCCGACTCTGCCCTATCTGACCGCAAAGTCCAGGGATTTTTACGCTTCACCCAGGATTGCCGCCATATTTTTACCGATCACCTTTTCCAGTCTGGCCGCCTCTTTGCTTAAAGCCGAAAACTCATCGTGCATGGAGGACAGGTCTGACAGGAACTCTTCTTCGGTCTTGCCGTCTTCCTCGATGACGACGCCTACGTATCGCCCCGGATTAAGAGAGTAATCCTGCTCGGCAATCTCGGCCTGTGTTGCTGCCTTACAGAGCCCGGTCACGTCGGTGTAGGCGGCGTCCGGAAAGCGTTCCTGAAGCCACGCAATATGGGTAAAGAAATACTCAGTAGAACGAATCTCGCTATGAAGGAGTTCCAAGCTTGATTTCAGGGTCTTATGCGATTTAGCATCCTTGCCCTTCTTCTCAATACGTCGAACCCTTCCGTCAACATCTTTCAACAGAACATGCAAACTCTCAAAGAAGGGACGGTAACCACCTGCCAGCTTCCTCTGAGCATCGTTCGTCTTTTCAACGTCTTTCAGTTTTACGATTTTTTCGTAGTCGGAGTATTTCTTTAGAAGAGACTTTACTTCTTTGACAATGCCCGAAAAATCCGGTACATCCTTCTCTCCTTCAGCCTTTAAGAATTCTTGAACCCTTCTGGCGACTTCCTGAATGCCGGACTCATGCTGCAATAGCCCCGCATTCCCATCAGCGAAATACGCATGAATCAATTGAACGAACGACTCCCTGTTCCCGCGATAGAGTCGGCTAATGCAGGCAAGGTTCTGGATCTGCTCTTTGCTGAATTCGCGATGGGCACGGTCGATCTGCGTGAAGACATTCCGTGCATCGACGAAGAGGATGCGCTCGTCTTTCTTGGCTTTATCGAAAAACCAGAGCGTGGCCGGCAACGTTACCGTATAAAACATATTCGACGGTAGAGTGACCATTGCGTAGATCAGGTTCTTCTCAATCAGTGTTTTACGAATATCGGCTTCGCTATGCCGTGCATCCGAAGCGGAGTTAGCCATAACAAGCCCCGCTCTGCCTTTCGGGCTTTTCCCTTTTACGAGTGAAGTGGCAAACAGGTTAATCCACAGGTAGTTCGCATTGGGAACCGTTTTGTTCTCTTTTGATTTCGTCTTATTCTGTGGAACGCCGTATGTGTTGAAGCGCCTGTCGGCCTTGACGCGAGCCAGAGCGACATCGTCGACATTAAACGGCGGATTTGCCAGTACATAGTCAAACTTTTCAAAGCTTTGAAAGGGATCTTCGTAGTAGGAGTTCGCCTGTCGCACATCTCCGCGGATGCCGTTCACGGCAAGGTTCATTCGTGCAAGTTTAACCGTTTCAAGGGTCTTTTCCATTCCCGACACGAAAAGGTCGTCCTTGTTACCGGCGTGCCTTTCTATATAGCGACCTGACTGAACGAACATACCGCCGGACCCACAGGCCGGATCAAACACAGTACCGCCTACGGGCTCAAGGATCTCCACCATCAACTGAACAACGGAACGCGGAGTAAAGAACTCCCCGCCGCTCTGTCCTTCGGCAAGGGCAAACTTGCCCAGAAAGTATTCGTAGATCTGACCAAAGAGATCAGCGTCTGTATCGCGCGGAATATCGGCAAAGGTTTGTAATAGGCGTTTCGGAATCTCACGTTGTTCCGGGCGTCGAACAAGTCTAAAGTACTCCTCCTGGGGCAAAACACCTTCAAGCTCGGGCTTGAATTCCTCGATCGACTTCATAGCCTCTTTCAAAGCAGCGGCGATGTCTTCTTCATCGGGCAGATTTAAGAGGTAATCATATCGAGCGTTGTCGGGCAGATAAAAGCCACACTTGGCTATTGCAATTTCGTCAATCGGTTTCGACGCTCTTCGGCCAGATCCCTTCTCAAATTCAGATAGGATTGCCTTTTCATGACGTGTGTAGATATTATCAGCAAAACGTAAAAAAATAATTCCCAGAACCGGCGTGACGTACTCCGAAGACTTCAGGTCCGAATTCGCTCGCAAATCATCGGCGGCTTTCCAGAGGTCATCTTCCAGCTTTTTCAACTCAGCGGCGTTCATATCGTCTCAACTACCCTTACCGGACTGCTTCCAGTGCATTGGCCGCCCTGTCAGGGCAGCCTCTATCGAACGCAGGATTCTGAATCCCGCCTGTCCGTCAAGATAACACAGGGGTGGGACGACCGCGCAGGCAGCCGACTTTTCAAATCAAAGATGAGGGTGAAGAATTCGCCTATCGCGCCACTTCATTTATCAGCTTGCCGAGCAGCGCATCATGCGTCGTCACCGACTTCTGATTCGCCTCGTATTCACGCTGCACCTCGATCATCTTCGTCATCTCGCGCACGATATTGACGTTCGAGGCTTCGAGGAATCCCTGTAAAACAAGGGGCTCCTGATCGGGCTTGAATTCAAGCATCGGTCCCGATTCGGGCGTTACGGTAAAGAAGCTGTTGCCTTCTTTCTTGATCTCACGGGGAAACTCCACCGTGCGGATCTTGATCTTATCGAGCAAAACGGGATCTTCCCAGCGGTTCTGCGTTTCGTTTGTGCCGGCCTCGGCCTCGTTGCCGATGCGGCGGTTAATCCAGACCTCGCCGTTATCCTTCACGGTCCAGTTCCAGCGGGCGACCTGTATAGGTCCTTTTTCTCCCATCAGAGGGAATCCTTCCGGAGTGACAAGATAGCCTTCTTTATTCAAAACAAACGAGCCGTTGCGGCTGAGGCGTTCGCCGCGATCCGTTTGAACTACAAAGAAGGCGGGGCTTTCTTTGCCGCGGTCATCGAGCATCAGGTCAAAGGGATTGCCTGTCGTCTTCACCGCTCCCTGTTCGAAGCGCGTATAGCTTTCGTTGAACTCCACACCCGTTCCCAGCTTACCGACCATCGGAGCGAGATCAAAGCTGCCCATCGGCGTCCATCCCAGCCCGTCTTCGCGGGTGCGCTGAAGCAGCAGCTCGGGAAAGGACTTAAAGATGGCGTCGTCGGCCTTGAAGCCGGTGCGATCGACGTTGGCCAGGTTATTCGAGATCACGTCCATCTTATACTGGTTCATGATCATGCCGGTGGAGGATGTGTAGATGCCCCTTAACATAAGTACAGTATCGGACGATTTCACTTGAAGCGAGAAAAAATATGCCGATGATGGATGCAGGTTTCTCAGAGTGATGACGCAGTATTTCTTTTCCTGTGGAGCGGGCTCGCATCAGCTGCCGCTTCTTCTGGCCGCCCGCAGCCTGGGCCTCGGTGTGGCCGCCGCCGATCTGAACGAGGCGGCTCCGGGCTTTGAGCTAACCGACCGCTCTTTTGTCAGTTCGATTCTCGACCGTACCGCTCTCATCGATGCCATCGAAGGCGACGACGACCTTCGCCGCCATCTTGCCGGGGTCGGATGCCGTTCGTATGGCAAGGCCGTTGAGATCGCCGCATCGCTGGCGCGACATTTCTCGTTGCCGGCAAATCCGCATCGGTCGCTTCGCTTCTTTCGTAACAAAGCCCTATACAAAAAGACGATGCAGGACTGGCAGATCCCTGTGCCTGCCGACGTAAAGCATCCGGCAAAGTATATCGTGCGTCCGGCCGACGGACATGCGAAAGAAGGCCTGCAGATCGTCGAGCTGCCCGAGTCTCTTCTGGCCGAGACGTCTCCTGCGAAATCAATTACGAAGCCCTCAGCAAGGCCGTTCATCGAGCCGTTTATCGAAGGCAGCGAGTGTATTCTGCTTGGATTGATCGTGCAGGGAACGTTTTATCCGGTGCTTTTAAGCGATCGGTTCCGCAACGCCGACTTCTCGGATCGCATGCACGTCTTTCCGTCATCGCTTCCGGGCGGCGTGCGCTATGAGATGGTCGAACACTGTCGCCGCATCGTGCGTCGCAGTGGCCTTGAAAACGGCCCCTTTCTCGCCGAGTTCATCGTCGCCGGCAACACGCCCTACCTTGTCGAATGCGCCCCAGAAGTCGGAGGCGAGTTTCTTGCCGACGATATGATTCCTGCCGTTACAGGCCTGCCCTATTTCGAGATGCTGGTGCATATCTACTGCGGCACCGACAGCGAGCGCATGCGGCGTCTCTTAATCGAGCATCTGGAGCGAGAACGCTCGCAGGCGATGGTCATCGGCTTTCTACCGCCGACCTCTGCCGATGCAGGTCCGCTGCTCTTCTCGCCCTCGCTCTACCGACATCCGGGCTTTTACTCCGCACGCCCCCTGCCTGTTCTACCGGGTCAGAGGCCTAACGCAAGGCGCCCCGGCGTGATCGCCCTCACGGGTCATGTCTCGGAGCGCGACAGACTGATGCAAGACATGGAAGGCTTTTTGTGAATCTACGAACCCCCTGGAATCGACACTATCAGACCGAGAAATCGCGCCAGCTGTATCCCGATGAGAATCTCGTACGCCTGCTTGCAGCAGCTCGAAGCGAACTCAATCCAGAGAACGCATCGGCCCTGGACTACGGCTTCGGCTCGGGTCGTCATTTGTATCTTTTACAGGAGATGAGATTCGGCCGCATCGCCGGCTGCGAGATCAGCGAAGTCGCCTGTGAACAGGGCCGCCAGTCGTTTCCTGAAATGGATCTGCGGCTTGTAACCGAGGCCGAGATTACCGGGGCTGTCATTACCGAGGCCGAGAGCAAACTGCCCTTCGACGATGCAAGCTTTGATGTCATCGTCTGCTGGGGCGTGCTTCATTATCTCTCAGACTCCGGACGCATGCGTCTGCTTGAAGAGTTCTCGCGATTGTTAACGCCCCGCGGCCTTTTTGTCGGGACGCTTCGCTCAAATCGAGATACGCACTTCGCGCATTCCGACGTTTCCGATGCAAGTATGACGCTTTTCTCAGAAGAGGATGCGCGGACGCTGCTCGACCGCTTCTTTAAAGACGTGGAGCTCGGCCACATGGAACGAACTCCGATTGGAAAGCTTGACCAGCGCATCGCTCACTGGTTCTTTCGCGCACGGCGGAGTTGAGAATATTTCTCAGTTCGCCCATAGCACAGCTAACCCTATCTGAGATTCGATTTCAGAACATATCTCAAATCGATATGAGCTATGACTGTGCCTGATTTAGAGCCTTTCTAAGCGCGAGTCAGAAATCTATGATTGATTGATGAGGCAAACTATTCTGCTAACATAGAATTGTAAGCGATTTTTAATAGGCTTGAAAGCCTGCCCTTTGCGCCGAAAATGACTGTATGAGCCCGACTGACCTTGAAGCTTTTCGAAACGAGCGGGGGTCCATCGACTTCAGCCGTCCGGTTGAAATCGCTCCTGATATCTTCTGGGTGGGTAACGTTCTTGAAAACGACCCCTTTCAATGCCATCCCTACTTCATTCGCAACGGAAAGAACTCCGTGCTTATCGACCCGGGCTCGATGCTACAGCTCGAAAAGATCATCGAGAAGATCACGATGGCCTGTGATCTTTCTGACGTTCGCTACATTATTCTGCATCACCAGGACCCCGATCTCTGCGCCGCCGTGCCGCATCTCGAAAAGCTGATCAAGCGGCCCGATCTCGAGATCATCACACACAGCCGCATGTCGGTTCTGATCAAGCATTACGGCATCGACGCTCCTTATTATAATATCGATCAGCATAACTTCGTCATCGACGCCGGCGGGCGCACGCTTCGTTTTTATACGACGCCTTACTGTCATTCGCCCGGCGCCTTTGTCACCTATGATGAAACGTCGAAGGTGCTTTTTTCGTCTGACATTTTCGGCGGTCTTGAGGATTCCTGGCATTTCTATGCCGACGAGAACTATTTCAAGAGCATAGAAGGCTTTCACATGGCCTACATGCCCAGCCGCGATATTCTGAACTATGCTCTTCGCAAGATCGAGGCCCTTGATCTTGAGCTCATCGCTCCGCAGCATGGCTCGGTCATCCGCAAGCCCTATATCGCACCGCTCATCGAGCAGATGAAGCAGATGGAATGCGGCCTCTATATCGATCGCAAATACGGCAAGGATCTTCTTCGCACCATCGAAAAGCTGAACAATCTGCAGACGGAGTTCGAGGTTTCGCTCGACGAGATCAAGAATCTCAAA
This region of Leptonema illini DSM 21528 genomic DNA includes:
- a CDS encoding class I SAM-dependent methyltransferase, translated to MNLRTPWNRHYQTEKSRQLYPDENLVRLLAAARSELNPENASALDYGFGSGRHLYLLQEMRFGRIAGCEISEVACEQGRQSFPEMDLRLVTEAEITGAVITEAESKLPFDDASFDVIVCWGVLHYLSDSGRMRLLEEFSRLLTPRGLFVGTLRSNRDTHFAHSDVSDASMTLFSEEDARTLLDRFFKDVELGHMERTPIGKLDQRIAHWFFRARRS